From a single Fusobacterium ulcerans ATCC 49185 genomic region:
- a CDS encoding segregation and condensation protein A, with translation MDIVLKIDNFEGPLDLLLHLIEKKKLKISEIKISQIIDEYLSVLEQAKDENFHIKVEFLVVASELLEIKASTLLTINDEQNKEKELKRRLEDYKLFKEIAVKVSEMENEYNISYSRGEGRKIIKKVAKEYDLSKLKAGDLYSSYVKYLKKNEDDEYMELHLDKQYTLKDEMDRLYLKTFSQNRTFDSLFKEAENRMHLVYIFLAILELYKDGLILIDGDMVMRNKHES, from the coding sequence ATGGATATAGTTCTAAAGATAGATAACTTTGAAGGGCCTTTGGACCTTCTTCTTCATCTTATAGAAAAAAAAAAGCTGAAGATATCTGAAATAAAAATATCTCAAATAATAGATGAATATCTTTCTGTGCTGGAACAGGCAAAAGATGAAAACTTCCATATAAAAGTGGAATTTCTTGTTGTAGCTTCTGAACTTTTAGAAATAAAGGCTTCAACCCTTCTTACTATCAATGATGAACAGAATAAAGAAAAAGAATTGAAAAGAAGGCTGGAGGATTACAAACTTTTCAAAGAAATAGCTGTAAAAGTTTCAGAAATGGAAAATGAGTATAATATCTCTTACTCTAGAGGTGAAGGAAGAAAGATAATTAAAAAAGTAGCAAAAGAATATGATCTTTCAAAATTAAAAGCTGGGGATTTATATAGCTCATATGTAAAATATCTCAAGAAAAATGAAGATGATGAGTACATGGAACTTCATTTAGATAAGCAATATACCCTGAAAGATGAAATGGATAGGCTGTATTTAAAGACTTTCTCACAAAATAGAACTTTTGACTCTCTTTTTAAAGAAGCAGAGAATAGAATGCATCTTGTTTATATATTTCTTGCTATATTAGAATTATATAAAGATGGACTTATACTTATAGATGGAGATATGGTCATGAGAAATAAACATGAATCATAA
- the corA gene encoding magnesium/cobalt transporter CorA, which produces MNDSSNRKKKVGLPPGSIIYTGEDSNHKISIEVFSYNDSIIKKENYSEDDDFVFDKNFRGVTWVNIDGIHNIPLIKKVGEMYDLDNLVLEDLVNSTQRAKVEEREDYLFIVMKMLNLNLISKEIGYEQVSFILGEDYLLTFQESPGDIFDTIRARIESHNSKMRKKSVGYLAYTIIDTIVDNYFLILDEVELEIDRLESKVIDNSDKDDLQSIMNLKQKVTTLKRSISPIRELIAKLQSKGLTEYFNDDIKIYLTDLYDHGIIVCDTLDILNSRVTELVQLYHSTISNGMNEVMKILAIISTIFMPLSFLASLYGMNFKYMPELEWRDGYYVILCVMFILVLGMLAYFKRKKWL; this is translated from the coding sequence ATGAACGATTCATCAAATAGAAAAAAGAAGGTGGGACTTCCTCCAGGGAGTATAATTTATACAGGGGAAGATTCCAACCATAAAATATCTATTGAAGTATTTTCATATAATGACAGTATAATAAAAAAAGAGAATTATAGTGAAGATGATGATTTTGTTTTTGATAAAAATTTTAGAGGAGTTACTTGGGTAAATATAGATGGTATCCATAATATCCCCTTGATAAAAAAAGTGGGAGAAATGTATGATCTAGACAATCTGGTACTTGAAGATCTTGTAAATAGTACACAAAGAGCAAAAGTAGAAGAACGGGAAGATTATCTGTTTATAGTAATGAAGATGCTGAATTTGAATCTTATTTCAAAAGAGATAGGATATGAACAGGTATCTTTTATACTAGGAGAAGATTATCTTCTTACATTTCAGGAAAGTCCAGGGGATATTTTTGATACTATAAGGGCTAGAATAGAGTCCCATAACTCTAAAATGAGAAAGAAAAGTGTTGGATATCTTGCTTATACAATAATAGATACAATAGTTGATAACTATTTTCTTATATTAGATGAAGTGGAATTAGAGATAGATAGATTGGAATCAAAAGTAATAGATAATTCAGATAAAGATGATCTTCAATCTATAATGAATTTGAAACAAAAGGTAACTACTTTAAAAAGATCAATATCACCAATAAGAGAACTTATAGCTAAATTACAATCAAAAGGGCTTACAGAATATTTTAATGATGATATAAAAATATATCTGACAGATTTGTATGACCATGGAATAATTGTATGTGATACATTGGATATACTAAACAGCAGAGTAACTGAACTTGTTCAGCTTTATCATTCCACTATCAGCAATGGAATGAATGAAGTTATGAAAATACTTGCTATTATATCAACAATATTTATGCCATTAAGTTTTTTAGCCAGCTTGTATGGAATGAACTTTAAATATATGCCAGAATTAGAATGGCGTGATGGATATTATGTAATTTTATGTGTCATGTTTATTTTAGTTTTAGGGATGCTTGCATACTTTAAACGAAAAAAATGGTTGTAG
- a CDS encoding Eco57I restriction-modification methylase domain-containing protein, producing MKEEYNYSIYTPHKIAKEIIEQAFNCYFGENKTLKKLKNVKLGDLSCGNGNLLLIALEKLLEISKEIAGEYFFVDSWITGFDINEEAVKLTMIRGRELLKKYRLIGEVKVLCCNSLEIENMKFNILLGNPPYLGEKNNKSIFQEIRKTEFGKNYYEARMDYFYFFIEKGIEILEDNGIMAYITTNYWLRADSGKKLRQVLRENGNFIEIKNYDNSVFTKAVGQHNIIFLWEKDKKKDKKVKISIPEKDFEIKNSLLYDESGKIVLADEEILKFNKKILRMSNYKMKDLVNVNQGIVSGLDEAYIFEDYKEEFKEFLKPFYKNKDIGKYTNKENSFWILYLDEKAIPDETVMKHLAKYQNKLSQRREVKTGSINWWELQWAREREIFTKPKILVRQRCKINQFSYDEGEFYGSADIYFITKKSDDLSLFYILGYINSEVFLQWFKYNGKIKGKNFEFYSTPLKETPIYYSKNKKEIVYIEELVKKQIKEFSQEREKEINDYFRKKMM from the coding sequence ATGAAAGAAGAGTATAATTACAGTATTTATACCCCTCATAAGATAGCAAAAGAAATCATAGAACAGGCATTTAACTGCTATTTTGGTGAGAATAAAACTCTGAAAAAATTAAAAAATGTAAAACTGGGAGATCTTTCTTGTGGAAATGGGAATCTTTTATTGATAGCTTTGGAAAAACTTCTGGAGATATCTAAAGAGATAGCAGGAGAGTATTTTTTTGTGGACTCTTGGATAACAGGTTTTGATATAAACGAAGAAGCAGTAAAATTAACAATGATAAGAGGAAGAGAGCTATTAAAAAAGTATAGACTTATAGGGGAAGTAAAAGTGCTGTGCTGTAATTCTTTGGAAATAGAAAATATGAAATTTAATATACTTTTAGGAAATCCACCATACTTGGGAGAAAAGAATAATAAAAGTATATTTCAGGAGATAAGAAAAACAGAGTTTGGAAAAAATTATTATGAAGCTAGAATGGACTATTTCTATTTTTTTATAGAAAAGGGAATAGAAATATTAGAAGATAATGGAATAATGGCATATATTACTACTAATTACTGGCTGAGAGCTGACAGTGGTAAAAAGCTCAGACAGGTACTAAGAGAAAATGGAAACTTTATAGAAATAAAAAATTATGATAATTCAGTATTTACTAAAGCAGTAGGACAGCATAATATAATATTTCTTTGGGAAAAGGACAAAAAGAAAGATAAAAAAGTAAAAATAAGTATTCCTGAAAAAGACTTTGAAATAAAAAATTCGCTGCTGTATGATGAAAGTGGAAAAATTGTTCTTGCTGATGAGGAAATATTAAAGTTTAATAAGAAAATTTTGAGAATGTCTAATTATAAAATGAAGGACTTAGTTAATGTTAATCAGGGAATTGTTTCTGGGTTAGATGAAGCATATATATTTGAAGATTATAAGGAAGAGTTTAAAGAGTTTTTAAAACCTTTTTATAAGAATAAGGACATAGGAAAATATACAAATAAAGAAAATAGTTTCTGGATATTGTATTTAGATGAAAAGGCTATTCCTGATGAAACTGTTATGAAGCATTTGGCAAAATATCAAAATAAACTTTCTCAAAGAAGAGAAGTGAAAACTGGGAGCATTAATTGGTGGGAGCTTCAATGGGCAAGAGAAAGAGAGATATTTACTAAACCTAAAATATTAGTACGTCAAAGATGTAAAATAAATCAGTTTTCTTATGATGAGGGAGAATTTTATGGAAGTGCAGATATATATTTTATAACAAAAAAAAGTGATGATTTAAGTCTTTTTTACATACTGGGCTACATAAATTCAGAAGTTTTTTTGCAATGGTTCAAATATAATGGTAAGATAAAAGGGAAGAATTTTGAGTTTTATTCTACCCCTTTAAAAGAAACTCCTATCTATTATTCTAAAAATAAAAAAGAGATTGTATATATAGAGGAACTAGTAAAAAAACAGATAAAAGAGTTTTCTCAGGAAAGAGAAAAGGAAATAAATGATTATTTCAGAAAAAAAATGATGTAG
- the whiA gene encoding DNA-binding protein WhiA: protein MSYTFKVKQEILANEMITEIEKTAELSAVLLSKNALGKDKVELKLENLPLAKRVYKILKEVTDLTIGIKYLTSRRLGEHNVYIITVQKQRGYRDFINKINISQGVISASEDILKGFIRGIFLACGYIKDPVKEYALDFFIDNEEAADKLYELLQEKGKKVFKTKKRNKPLVYLRNSEDIMDVMVMIGTIQAFFKYEETTMIKDLKNKTIREMNWEVANETKTLNTGNNQIKMINYIGKVLGLNTLSPVLEEVAFLRLQNPESSLQEIAEMIGISKSGVRNRFRRIEEIYNNLLEEERE from the coding sequence ATGTCTTACACCTTTAAAGTAAAGCAGGAGATACTTGCTAATGAAATGATTACTGAAATAGAAAAAACAGCAGAATTATCTGCTGTCCTGCTTAGTAAGAATGCATTAGGAAAGGATAAAGTAGAACTTAAACTTGAAAATCTTCCTTTAGCGAAGAGAGTATATAAGATACTTAAAGAAGTAACTGATCTTACTATTGGAATAAAGTATCTTACAAGCAGAAGGCTTGGAGAACATAATGTTTATATTATAACTGTACAGAAGCAAAGAGGATATAGAGATTTTATAAATAAAATAAATATATCTCAAGGAGTAATATCAGCTAGTGAAGATATACTAAAAGGCTTCATAAGAGGTATATTTTTAGCGTGTGGATATATAAAAGATCCAGTAAAAGAATATGCTTTGGATTTTTTCATAGATAATGAAGAGGCAGCAGATAAACTTTATGAATTGCTTCAGGAAAAGGGAAAAAAAGTATTTAAAACTAAAAAGAGAAACAAACCTCTTGTATATCTTAGAAATTCTGAAGATATAATGGATGTAATGGTAATGATTGGAACTATACAGGCTTTCTTCAAATATGAAGAAACTACTATGATAAAGGACTTGAAAAATAAAACTATCAGAGAAATGAACTGGGAAGTTGCTAACGAAACTAAAACATTAAACACTGGTAATAATCAAATAAAAATGATAAATTATATAGGAAAAGTACTTGGTCTGAATACCTTGAGTCCTGTGTTGGAAGAAGTAGCATTTTTAAGATTACAGAATCCTGAAAGTTCTCTTCAAGAAATAGCTGAAATGATTGGTATATCAAAATCAGGAGTAAGAAACAGATTTAGAAGAATCGAAGAAATTTACAACAATCTTTTAGAGGAAGAAAGAGAATAG
- the murJ gene encoding murein biosynthesis integral membrane protein MurJ → MFRSGLLVMIITMVSRVLGLVRATIIAYYFGASGATDAYFSAFKISNFFRQLLGEGALGSSFIPLYNEKIETEGEEKGKEFIYSILNLIFIFSTLITLLMIIFSQDIINLIVNGFPTETKILASQLLKIMSVYFIFISLSGMICAMLNNFKQFAIPASTSIFFNLAIILASMGFSKTFGISALAYGVVLGGAFQLLIVLPSFFKIVKGYSFKINWKDPYLKKIFILMCPMLVGIVARQVNTIVDQVFASYLQEGGVTALENATRLYLLPVGVFGVSISTVIFPVLSKAVAKNDLKTAENNIVKGLNILLFLIIPSIAVLTFYSADVIRLTLSYGKFGEDAVKVTSEALLYYSLGLYFYTAIYLMTRAFYSVKNSSYPVRFSIVSIIINIVLNFALIKPMAYRGLALSTSIASGVNFILLVYIFRKKYMKFPLKRSLIFFGKVMLTTAIALGASYYVHNTVIKLLVFSAVYMIFWAKSLIKNKMEVF, encoded by the coding sequence ATGTTTAGAAGTGGGCTTCTAGTAATGATAATAACAATGGTAAGCAGAGTGCTGGGATTAGTAAGAGCAACTATCATAGCTTACTACTTTGGTGCCTCAGGAGCAACAGATGCGTATTTTAGTGCTTTTAAAATAAGTAATTTCTTTAGACAATTACTGGGAGAAGGAGCATTGGGAAGCTCATTTATTCCCCTATATAATGAAAAAATAGAAACAGAAGGGGAAGAAAAAGGAAAGGAATTCATATATTCTATACTGAATCTTATTTTTATTTTCAGTACCTTAATAACTCTCTTAATGATAATATTTTCACAGGATATAATAAACCTTATTGTAAATGGATTTCCTACTGAAACAAAGATATTGGCATCTCAGCTTTTAAAAATAATGTCAGTATATTTTATATTTATAAGCCTTTCTGGAATGATATGTGCTATGCTGAATAATTTTAAGCAGTTTGCTATACCAGCTTCTACTTCAATATTTTTCAACTTAGCTATAATTCTTGCTTCGATGGGATTCAGTAAAACTTTTGGTATATCAGCTCTAGCATATGGGGTAGTTTTAGGAGGGGCATTTCAGCTTTTAATAGTACTTCCATCATTCTTTAAAATAGTAAAAGGATATTCTTTTAAAATAAATTGGAAAGATCCATACCTGAAAAAAATATTTATACTTATGTGCCCTATGCTTGTAGGAATAGTTGCCAGACAGGTAAATACAATAGTAGATCAGGTATTTGCTTCATATCTGCAAGAGGGGGGAGTTACTGCCCTTGAGAATGCAACAAGATTATATCTGCTTCCAGTGGGAGTATTTGGAGTATCTATATCTACAGTCATATTCCCTGTACTGTCAAAGGCAGTAGCAAAAAATGATTTAAAGACAGCAGAAAATAATATTGTTAAAGGATTAAATATACTTCTTTTCCTTATTATACCATCAATAGCAGTATTGACATTTTATTCAGCAGATGTAATCAGATTGACTCTTTCTTATGGAAAGTTTGGAGAAGATGCGGTAAAAGTTACATCAGAAGCTCTTCTTTATTATTCATTGGGGTTGTATTTTTATACAGCTATATATTTGATGACAAGAGCATTTTACAGTGTAAAGAACAGTTCTTATCCTGTAAGATTTTCTATTGTTTCTATTATTATAAATATAGTGCTTAACTTTGCTTTGATAAAGCCAATGGCATATAGAGGGCTTGCACTTTCTACATCAATAGCTTCAGGAGTAAATTTTATCCTCCTTGTATATATATTCAGAAAAAAATATATGAAGTTCCCATTGAAAAGATCACTTATATTCTTTGGAAAGGTAATGCTTACTACAGCAATTGCTTTAGGGGCAAGTTATTATGTGCATAATACTGTTATTAAACTGCTTGTATTTTCAGCAGTATATATGATATTCTGGGCGAAATCTCTTATAAAAAATAAAATGGAAGTGTTTTAA
- a CDS encoding bifunctional riboflavin kinase/FAD synthetase, which translates to MKIINDIFDTKEQFHNSYVAIGTFDGIHYGHQQLIEAAVEKAKENNGISVVFTFANHPMEVIDASKTPKCINTLEEKIYILESMGIDYLILQPFNKKFADLTAIEFVKILKKDVDSKEIFVGFNFSFGEGGKAKTKDLITIGEDMGIKVNEIPAVTLDDQVISSTLIRKSIQRGEFEKVNKYLGHQFLIIGEVIHGKKIARQLGFPTANIKLSNRLYPPFGIYGAMVKIEGEDIERYGVVNIGVNPTLKPGERSVEVHILDFDGDIYGKKIYVEIMKFMRDEKKFSSVDELKQVIGNDVKNWQNFVKVRKNGYSSKDR; encoded by the coding sequence ATGAAGATAATCAATGACATTTTTGATACAAAGGAACAATTCCATAATAGCTATGTTGCTATAGGAACATTTGATGGAATACATTATGGGCATCAGCAGCTGATAGAAGCAGCTGTAGAAAAAGCTAAGGAAAACAATGGGATATCTGTTGTATTTACTTTTGCTAATCATCCTATGGAAGTAATAGATGCTTCAAAAACACCTAAATGTATCAATACTTTAGAAGAAAAAATATATATATTAGAAAGTATGGGAATAGATTACCTCATACTTCAGCCTTTTAATAAAAAATTTGCTGATTTGACAGCTATAGAATTTGTAAAAATATTGAAAAAAGATGTAGACAGTAAAGAAATATTTGTTGGATTCAACTTTTCCTTTGGAGAAGGGGGAAAGGCAAAAACTAAAGATTTAATAACCATTGGAGAAGATATGGGTATTAAAGTTAATGAAATACCTGCTGTAACTCTTGATGATCAAGTTATAAGTTCTACTCTTATTAGAAAAAGTATTCAGAGAGGAGAATTTGAAAAAGTAAATAAATACTTAGGACATCAGTTTTTAATAATTGGTGAAGTAATACATGGTAAAAAAATTGCAAGGCAGCTTGGATTTCCTACTGCCAATATAAAACTATCAAATAGATTGTATCCTCCCTTTGGAATATATGGCGCTATGGTAAAAATAGAGGGAGAAGATATTGAGAGGTATGGAGTAGTGAATATAGGTGTCAATCCTACTTTGAAACCGGGAGAGAGAAGTGTAGAAGTACATATTCTTGATTTTGATGGAGATATCTATGGGAAAAAAATATATGTAGAGATAATGAAATTCATGAGAGATGAAAAGAAATTCAGCTCTGTAGATGAACTTAAACAGGTAATAGGAAATGATGTAAAAAATTGGCAGAATTTTGTAAAAGTGAGGAAAAATGGATATAGTTCTAAAGATAGATAA